The Flavobacterium marginilacus genome window below encodes:
- the hemH gene encoding ferrochelatase — protein MKGVLLVNLGSPESPQTKDVKPYLDEFLMDKYVIDVPYLLRALLVRGIILRKRPEESAHAYQKIWWDEGSPLVVLSERMHKKVQPLVDVPVALAMRYGSMNIEKGLQELHDKGVDEVLLFPLYPQYAMASTLTILVKAEEIRKKKFPNMKFTDVPAFYNKPDYIKNLADSIRKHLSGFEYDHLLFSYHGIPERHIRKTDVTKSHCKIDGSCCNTPSPAHDFCYRHQCYETTRQVVKLLNLPEDKYSLTFQSRLAGDKWLEPYTDVEIDKMPEKGIKNLAVVTPAFVSDCLETLEEIAMRAKEDFEAKGGENFLAIPCLNDDDEWCETVGNWINEWAK, from the coding sequence ATGAAAGGCGTATTATTAGTAAATTTAGGTTCACCAGAAAGTCCGCAGACAAAAGATGTAAAACCGTATTTAGACGAATTTTTAATGGACAAATACGTTATTGACGTTCCTTATTTATTGCGTGCTTTATTGGTTCGTGGGATTATTTTAAGAAAACGTCCGGAAGAATCGGCTCATGCTTATCAGAAAATCTGGTGGGACGAAGGTTCTCCATTAGTAGTTCTTTCCGAAAGAATGCATAAAAAAGTACAGCCTTTAGTGGATGTTCCTGTAGCATTAGCAATGCGCTACGGCTCGATGAATATTGAAAAAGGACTGCAGGAATTACACGATAAAGGTGTAGATGAGGTTTTGCTTTTTCCTTTATATCCGCAGTATGCTATGGCCTCGACTCTGACTATTTTGGTCAAAGCCGAAGAAATCCGCAAGAAGAAATTTCCAAATATGAAATTCACTGATGTTCCTGCGTTTTACAACAAACCGGATTATATTAAAAACTTAGCCGATTCAATTCGAAAGCATTTATCCGGATTTGAATACGATCATTTATTGTTTTCCTATCATGGAATTCCAGAGCGCCATATCCGCAAAACAGATGTGACCAAATCGCACTGCAAAATTGATGGCTCTTGTTGCAATACGCCATCGCCTGCACATGATTTTTGTTACCGTCATCAATGTTACGAAACCACCAGACAAGTCGTTAAATTACTAAATCTTCCCGAAGATAAATACAGTCTGACTTTTCAGTCAAGATTGGCGGGAGACAAATGGCTAGAGCCTTATACTGATGTCGAAATTGACAAAATGCCCGAAAAAGGAATTAAAAATCTTGCCGTTGTAACTCCGGCATTTGTTTCGGATTGTCTTGAAACCCTTGAAGAAATTGCAATGCGCGCCAAAGAGGATTTTGAAGCCAAAGGCGGTGAAAATTTCTTGGCGATTCCTTGTTTGAATGATGATGACGAATGGTGTGAGACGGTTGGAAATTGGATTAATGAGTGGGCAAAGTAA
- a CDS encoding PDDEXK nuclease domain-containing protein: protein MDKENSLQRFDSLYNELSFLIEQSQYQVVIQTNSVLTLLFWQIGFKINNEILNNNRADYGKQIVPTVSAQLENKYGRNFTEKNVRRMLRFAEQFPDKQIVVTFSRKLNWSHFIELLPIKNPEAKLFYADQVSQQLLSVRDLRKLISTKTYERTTIANIQASPSTNQLQNTFKDPYLLDFLNLGNAYLEKDLEQVILNDLEKFILELGKGFTFVERQKRMIIDDEDFYLDLLFYHRKLRRLVAVELKLGKFQAKHKGQMELYLKWLDKHEKQEEENPPIGLILCAESSKEQVELLEMHKDGIIVAEYWTDLPPKKQFEEKIHLLLLEAKKRLDIKN from the coding sequence ATGGATAAAGAAAATAGTTTACAACGTTTTGATTCTTTATACAATGAACTTTCATTTCTCATTGAACAAAGTCAGTATCAAGTTGTTATTCAAACTAATAGTGTTTTGACTTTGTTATTTTGGCAGATTGGTTTTAAAATCAATAATGAAATCCTTAATAATAACCGAGCTGATTATGGAAAACAGATTGTGCCGACAGTGTCGGCACAATTGGAAAACAAATATGGCAGAAATTTTACTGAAAAAAATGTTCGAAGAATGCTTCGTTTTGCAGAACAATTTCCCGACAAACAAATTGTCGTAACATTCTCACGAAAACTGAATTGGTCTCATTTTATAGAATTATTACCAATCAAAAATCCAGAAGCAAAATTATTTTATGCCGATCAAGTATCTCAGCAATTATTGAGTGTAAGAGATTTGCGAAAACTAATTTCAACTAAAACGTATGAACGCACTACAATAGCGAATATTCAAGCAAGTCCGTCTACAAATCAGCTTCAAAATACATTTAAAGACCCTTATTTATTAGACTTTCTTAATTTAGGAAATGCTTATTTAGAAAAAGATTTAGAACAGGTTATTCTCAATGATTTAGAAAAATTTATTCTTGAATTGGGCAAAGGATTTACTTTTGTTGAAAGGCAAAAGAGGATGATTATTGACGATGAGGATTTCTATTTGGACTTACTTTTCTACCATCGAAAGTTAAGGAGATTGGTTGCCGTTGAATTAAAATTGGGTAAATTTCAAGCCAAGCATAAAGGTCAAATGGAATTATATCTGAAATGGCTAGACAAGCACGAAAAACAAGAAGAAGAGAACCCGCCAATTGGATTAATCCTTTGTGCTGAAAGCAGTAAAGAGCAAGTAGAATTGCTGGAAATGCACAAAGACGGAATAATCGTTGCCGAGTATTGGACTGATTTGCCTCCCAAAAAACAATTTGAAGAAAAAATACACCTATTGTTATTGGAAGCCAAAAAGAGATTAGACATAAAAAACTAA
- a CDS encoding CopD family protein produces MEIYNYLKSLHLIFVITWFAGLFYIVRLFVYQIEANDKPSPEKEILQKQYKLMTYRLWYIITWPSAVLASIFAFWMLFFTPMGNAWLQMPWMHVKLGFVFVLYLYHLKCQQIFSQLQRNEVKYTTNFMRLWNEIATIILFAVVFLVILKNAVNWIYGVIGIFVFSITIMLGFKFYKKIREKNNS; encoded by the coding sequence ATGGAAATCTATAACTACCTAAAATCCCTGCACCTTATCTTTGTAATCACTTGGTTTGCCGGTCTTTTTTATATCGTCCGATTGTTTGTCTACCAAATAGAAGCCAATGATAAACCCTCGCCGGAAAAAGAAATTCTGCAGAAACAGTACAAATTAATGACCTATCGATTGTGGTACATTATTACTTGGCCAAGTGCTGTTTTGGCTAGTATTTTTGCGTTTTGGATGCTGTTTTTTACGCCAATGGGAAATGCCTGGCTCCAAATGCCTTGGATGCATGTGAAACTTGGCTTTGTTTTTGTGCTATATTTATATCATTTAAAATGCCAGCAGATTTTCAGTCAATTACAAAGAAACGAAGTGAAATACACCACCAATTTTATGCGTTTGTGGAATGAAATAGCGACGATTATATTATTTGCAGTAGTATTTTTGGTCATTTTAAAAAATGCAGTAAACTGGATTTACGGTGTAATTGGAATTTTTGTATTCTCGATTACCATTATGTTAGGCTTTAAATTTTATAAAAAAATCAGAGAGAAAAACAATTCATAA
- a CDS encoding sensor histidine kinase produces MVILIIATSLLLITISIIQYKNVAKKYNQRRIEGMEMYVKKHIDYMLSTTDYPLTDDNIKIIFKDKIHEISDIQNAEIQIYSLNGNLIKSSKESFSVEKYSPTVSKFILRLVNSSIDKRFLEVKTVNGIKYRSSYSLIKNKKFKPIAILKLPNIPDDGYYEKELNSFLIRLVQVYSLMIAIAFGLAYILSSFITKPIYDFAEKLRETSLNQKNEKIPFSAKIKEINMLLIAYNRMTEELERNAIVLAQNERDLAWREMAKQVAHEIKNPLTPMRLTIQSFQRKFNPEEPSIRQKLNDFSESLIQQIDTMSSVASAFSDFASMPAQQNELLNVVEVVELTLDIFHEDYIVFECTEKEIISKIDRTQLIRIITNLVKNAIQAIPCDQETKMILVTIKKENNQVIIVIKDNGTGINPEHIDNIFEPKFTTKNSGMGLGLGIIKNIIENYSGTITFETKYGRGTIFTVTLPIINS; encoded by the coding sequence ATGGTTATACTAATCATTGCTACCTCTCTTTTACTCATAACCATTTCCATTATTCAGTATAAAAATGTCGCCAAAAAGTACAATCAAAGGCGAATAGAAGGCATGGAAATGTATGTAAAAAAGCATATTGACTACATGCTTTCAACAACAGACTACCCGCTGACTGATGACAATATCAAGATAATTTTTAAGGACAAAATCCACGAAATATCAGATATTCAAAATGCTGAAATACAGATTTATTCCCTAAACGGAAACCTGATTAAATCATCCAAAGAATCATTTTCAGTAGAAAAATATTCACCAACAGTATCAAAATTCATCCTTCGGCTAGTTAATTCCTCAATTGACAAAAGATTTCTTGAAGTTAAAACCGTTAATGGAATCAAGTACAGATCTTCGTATAGTTTGATAAAAAACAAGAAGTTCAAACCCATAGCCATTTTAAAACTGCCAAATATTCCAGATGACGGCTATTATGAAAAAGAACTAAACAGCTTTTTGATCCGTTTGGTGCAGGTTTATTCGCTGATGATTGCAATTGCTTTTGGATTGGCTTACATATTATCATCATTTATCACCAAGCCGATTTACGATTTTGCCGAAAAATTACGAGAAACCAGCTTGAATCAGAAGAATGAAAAGATTCCGTTTTCGGCAAAGATTAAAGAAATCAACATGCTATTAATCGCCTACAATAGAATGACCGAAGAACTGGAAAGAAATGCTATAGTTCTCGCGCAGAACGAACGCGATCTGGCCTGGAGAGAAATGGCGAAACAAGTTGCTCACGAAATCAAGAATCCGCTTACGCCAATGCGACTTACAATTCAGAGTTTTCAGCGAAAATTTAATCCAGAAGAACCTAGTATCAGACAAAAACTAAATGACTTTTCCGAATCGCTAATTCAGCAGATTGATACGATGAGCTCGGTAGCATCTGCCTTTTCAGATTTTGCGTCTATGCCTGCCCAGCAAAACGAACTGCTGAATGTGGTCGAAGTGGTAGAACTGACTTTGGATATCTTTCATGAAGATTATATTGTTTTTGAATGCACTGAAAAAGAGATTATTTCAAAAATTGACAGGACTCAGCTCATTCGAATCATTACAAATTTGGTTAAAAATGCCATTCAGGCCATCCCTTGTGATCAGGAAACCAAAATGATATTGGTTACCATTAAAAAAGAGAACAATCAGGTTATCATTGTTATAAAAGATAACGGAACAGGTATAAATCCAGAACATATTGACAATATTTTTGAACCCAAATTCACTACCAAAAACAGCGGAATGGGTCTTGGTCTTGGAATTATAAAAAACATCATCGAAAATTACAGCGGAACAATAACATTTGAAACTAAATACGGAAGAGGAACCATTTTTACGGTAACTCTGCCCATCATAAACTCTTAA